From one Erythrobacter sp. HKB08 genomic stretch:
- the thiD gene encoding bifunctional hydroxymethylpyrimidine kinase/phosphomethylpyrimidine kinase, with amino-acid sequence MSERKPPRILAIAGSDSSGGAGIQADIKTVTMLGGYAMSAITAVTAQNTLGVQEVEALPAKFVWKQVASCLDDIGADAVKIGMLGGEDIARGVLKALDGFEGPVVFDPVMVATSGSALADEATIAIFGELMARATLVTPNLPELEALLARSIADRDVLSQAAHDLSEKFGTAVLAKGGHLEGERVTDILVDPAGRTASFEDAKIVSEHTHGTGCTLSSAVATLLGHGQSMEHAVRLARQFVRRAIEAAPGFGGGHGPLGHQSVRSLD; translated from the coding sequence ATGAGCGAACGCAAGCCGCCGCGTATCCTCGCCATTGCCGGGTCGGACAGTTCCGGCGGTGCGGGCATCCAGGCGGACATCAAGACCGTCACCATGCTCGGCGGCTACGCGATGAGCGCCATCACAGCCGTCACCGCGCAGAATACGCTCGGCGTGCAGGAGGTCGAAGCCCTGCCGGCAAAATTCGTCTGGAAGCAGGTCGCGTCGTGCCTCGACGACATCGGTGCGGACGCGGTGAAGATCGGCATGCTCGGCGGCGAAGATATCGCGCGCGGCGTGCTCAAAGCGCTGGACGGCTTCGAGGGGCCGGTGGTGTTCGACCCGGTCATGGTGGCAACGAGCGGCTCCGCCCTCGCCGACGAGGCGACAATCGCGATTTTCGGCGAGCTCATGGCGCGGGCAACCCTCGTCACTCCGAACCTGCCCGAACTCGAAGCGCTGCTCGCCCGGAGCATTGCGGACCGCGATGTCCTGTCACAGGCAGCGCACGACCTGTCGGAGAAGTTCGGCACCGCCGTCCTGGCGAAAGGCGGGCACCTGGAGGGCGAGCGCGTGACCGACATTCTCGTCGATCCTGCCGGGCGCACCGCGAGCTTCGAGGACGCGAAGATCGTATCCGAGCACACCCACGGGACCGGCTGCACCCTTTCGAGCGCCGTCGCGACCCTGCTCGGGCACGGTCAGTCGATGGAACATGCGGTGCGGCTCGCCCGGCAGTTCGTCCGCCGCGCGATCGAGGCCGCTCCGGGCTTCGGAGGTGGTCACGGACCGCTGGGTCACCAGTCGGTCCGTTCGCTCGACTAG
- a CDS encoding sigma-70 family RNA polymerase sigma factor, with product MAAQQRTASEKADFKRELTEVVPHLRAFARGLCGRPDMADDLVQETMLKAWAAQDRFEPGTSMRAWTFVILRNAYLTDMRRNRFRGEYDETVAERILTAPADQEEPLHLSDLHRALLTLPPERREALLLVGAGGFSYEEAAEICGCAIGTIKSRVGRARAALNTMLSEGDIPQRSLEDESAHRAILEELDEVAAGNGEAARS from the coding sequence ATGGCTGCCCAGCAACGGACGGCCTCCGAAAAGGCCGATTTCAAGAGAGAGCTGACCGAGGTCGTGCCGCATCTGCGTGCATTTGCGCGCGGCCTGTGCGGTCGCCCCGACATGGCAGACGACCTCGTGCAGGAAACCATGCTCAAGGCATGGGCCGCGCAGGACCGGTTCGAACCGGGCACCAGCATGCGCGCCTGGACCTTCGTGATCCTGCGCAATGCCTACCTTACCGACATGCGGCGCAACCGTTTTCGCGGCGAGTATGACGAGACGGTTGCCGAGCGCATCCTGACCGCTCCTGCCGACCAGGAAGAGCCGCTGCACCTCTCCGACCTGCACCGCGCGCTGCTCACCCTGCCGCCCGAACGCCGCGAGGCGCTGCTGCTCGTCGGTGCGGGTGGCTTCTCCTACGAGGAGGCGGCGGAAATCTGCGGCTGTGCGATCGGCACCATCAAGAGCCGCGTGGGCCGCGCTCGCGCCGCGCTCAACACGATGCTGTCCGAAGGCGATATCCCGCAACGCTCGCTCGAAGACGAGAGCGCGCATCGCGCAATCCTCGAAGAGCTGGACGAAGTCGCTGCCGGCAATGGCGAAGCGGCAAGAAGCTGA
- a CDS encoding DUF1272 domain-containing protein translates to MLEMRPDCERCGTDLPAEAPGAFICSFECTFCAECAEDLDDRCPNCGGELMDRPTRAKKLHDKFPPSSERKFKG, encoded by the coding sequence ATGCTCGAAATGCGCCCCGATTGCGAACGCTGCGGCACCGACCTTCCGGCAGAAGCGCCGGGCGCCTTCATCTGCAGCTTCGAATGCACCTTCTGCGCCGAATGCGCCGAGGATCTCGACGATCGCTGCCCGAATTGCGGCGGCGAGCTGATGGACCGGCCGACGCGCGCGAAAAAGCTGCACGACAAGTTCCCCCCGTCGAGCGAGCGCAAGTTCAAGGGATGA
- a CDS encoding CHASE domain-containing protein, which yields MPIALFLLVSAITALSVFAIETGEHEREEAQMRERAQAIASAIERRGNSASAYLRAGSALLSAGEDVDPLVFQSFVTQLQLDSDFRGAEGIGWARRLRPSEVPEFEARLSAITPGDYNVYPTAEEGRDQLVPVTFLQPDTERNRRAGGFDMYSEPTRREAMDDAERSARPTASGKIVLVQEGVGSDPGFLIYMPVFQEGRTPRRLKGFIYSPFNAQEFLFSALELEGRGDMGLRLYDSMIAPDRLLAEVAPSQETGNTLTEPVRIAQRNMILEVESTRGGSLSTLSMLTLLFGLLVATLLMVVARLLTHQAREDRASLDWLAEQNSIRNSLTRELNHRVKNTLANVLSIVALTRRRANSLDEFADSLDGRIRALSATHDLLTQSEWGTTPIRQVITAELAPYAQDGENVLQLEGPEVELAPNDALSFGLALHELATNAAKYGSLSKPGGTVSVKWSLVDTDTARVDWQEAGGPPVPPEAERSRGFGTDLIEKIVAHELRHPVQLDFNEDGVRCRLLVPIRRPSEFALRARKHEKSGN from the coding sequence GTGCCGATTGCGCTGTTCCTTTTGGTATCTGCGATTACCGCGCTCAGCGTTTTCGCGATCGAAACGGGCGAGCACGAGCGCGAAGAAGCGCAGATGCGCGAACGGGCGCAGGCCATCGCCTCTGCCATCGAGCGTCGCGGTAACAGCGCGTCGGCCTACCTGCGCGCGGGCTCCGCCTTGCTCAGCGCGGGCGAAGATGTCGATCCGCTGGTATTCCAGAGCTTCGTGACCCAGCTCCAGCTCGACAGCGATTTTCGCGGCGCGGAAGGGATCGGCTGGGCGCGCCGCCTGCGCCCTTCCGAGGTGCCCGAATTCGAAGCGCGTCTCTCGGCGATCACACCCGGCGACTACAATGTCTATCCGACGGCCGAGGAAGGCAGGGACCAGCTCGTGCCGGTCACCTTCCTGCAACCCGATACCGAACGGAACCGGCGCGCGGGCGGCTTCGACATGTATTCCGAACCGACCCGGCGCGAGGCAATGGACGATGCGGAGCGCAGCGCGCGCCCGACGGCTTCCGGCAAGATCGTGCTGGTGCAGGAGGGCGTCGGATCGGATCCGGGATTCCTGATCTACATGCCGGTCTTCCAGGAAGGGCGAACGCCGCGACGCCTGAAAGGGTTCATCTACAGCCCGTTCAATGCGCAGGAATTCCTCTTTTCCGCGCTCGAGCTCGAAGGGCGCGGGGACATGGGGCTGCGCCTTTACGACAGCATGATCGCGCCCGACCGGTTGCTCGCCGAAGTCGCACCCTCGCAGGAGACCGGCAATACGCTGACCGAGCCTGTCCGTATCGCGCAGCGTAACATGATCCTAGAAGTGGAGAGCACGCGCGGCGGATCGCTTTCGACATTGTCGATGCTGACCCTGCTGTTCGGCCTGCTCGTCGCGACGCTGCTGATGGTCGTTGCACGGCTGCTGACCCATCAGGCCCGCGAGGACCGCGCATCGCTCGACTGGCTGGCCGAGCAGAACTCGATCCGCAATTCGCTCACGCGCGAGCTCAATCACCGCGTCAAGAATACGCTGGCGAATGTCTTGTCGATCGTCGCCCTGACCCGCCGACGGGCGAACTCGCTCGATGAATTTGCCGACAGCCTCGACGGGCGCATCAGGGCGCTTTCGGCGACCCACGACCTGCTGACCCAATCCGAATGGGGCACGACGCCGATCAGGCAGGTGATTACCGCCGAACTCGCTCCCTATGCGCAGGACGGCGAGAATGTGCTGCAGCTCGAAGGTCCGGAAGTCGAACTGGCGCCCAACGATGCGCTGTCCTTCGGTCTCGCCCTGCACGAGCTGGCAACCAATGCCGCCAAATACGGCTCGCTCAGCAAGCCGGGCGGCACGGTGTCGGTCAAATGGAGCCTCGTCGATACCGATACCGCGCGTGTCGACTGGCAGGAGGCGGGCGGCCCGCCGGTGCCGCCGGAAGCAGAGCGCTCGAGGGGCTTCGGCACCGATCTCATCGAGAAGATCGTCGCCCATGAATTGCGTCACCCGGTCCAGCTCGACTTCAACGAAGACGGTGTGCGTTGCCGCCTGCTGGTCCCGATCAGGCGCCCGAGCGAATTCGCATTGCGCGCCCGCAAACACGAAAAGTCCGGCAACTAG
- a CDS encoding response regulator, translating to MSLGEQVAANLPYLRRYARALTGSQSTGDAFVRATLEAALADDELKQSLSAGRVPLYRAFNKVWSSAYLDVEAEEAGMGHEVAVQDRLKRVTPLNRQALLLTTLEDFSAAEAADIMELSQQDVEGMVAEAIEEIDRESSTSVLIIEDEPLISMQLEDLVKSLGHEVCGTAATRTQAQEVVADKTPGLVLADIQLADGSSGLDAVDDILAIDSVPVIFITAYPERLLTGDRPEPTYLVTKPFQEATVRTAISQALFFGSSRPVG from the coding sequence ATGTCGCTTGGGGAACAAGTCGCGGCAAACCTGCCGTATCTTCGCCGATATGCCCGCGCCCTCACGGGGTCGCAATCAACCGGAGACGCATTCGTCCGCGCTACGCTCGAAGCGGCGCTCGCTGACGATGAGCTCAAGCAGTCGCTTTCTGCCGGCCGCGTCCCGCTGTACCGCGCGTTCAACAAGGTCTGGTCTTCGGCCTATCTCGACGTCGAGGCCGAGGAAGCCGGGATGGGACATGAAGTCGCCGTTCAGGACCGCCTCAAGCGCGTGACGCCGCTCAACCGGCAGGCGCTCCTGCTTACCACGCTCGAAGATTTCTCCGCTGCCGAGGCTGCCGACATCATGGAACTGTCCCAGCAGGATGTCGAAGGGATGGTTGCCGAGGCGATCGAGGAGATCGACCGCGAATCCAGCACCAGCGTTCTGATCATCGAGGACGAACCGCTGATTTCGATGCAGCTCGAAGATCTCGTCAAATCGCTCGGCCACGAAGTGTGCGGCACGGCTGCCACGCGTACGCAGGCGCAGGAAGTCGTTGCGGACAAGACGCCGGGCCTCGTGCTCGCCGATATCCAGCTGGCCGACGGTTCCTCGGGCCTCGATGCGGTGGACGACATCCTCGCGATCGACAGTGTGCCGGTGATCTTCATTACAGCCTATCCGGAGCGCCTGCTGACCGGCGACCGGCCCGAGCCGACCTACCTCGTCACCAAGCCTTTCCAGGAAGCCACGGTGCGCACCGCGATCAGCCAGGCACTGTTCTTCGGATCGAGCCGGCCGGTCGGCTGA
- a CDS encoding superoxide dismutase, with amino-acid sequence MAFELTPLPYDDTALEPAVSAETLSFHHGKHHQAYIDKTNAAIEGTDHADKSLEEVIAAARGSNQGLFNNSAQSWNHGFYWHSMAGESTAPSDELKSMIDEAFGSVDELISQLQDRGAGHFASGWVWLAEKGGKLSIEETHDGDTLADSDFNPLLTIDLWEHAYYLDHQNKRPAYLKAVTEEKLNWAFASENLARGSTWSYSG; translated from the coding sequence ATGGCTTTCGAACTCACCCCGCTACCCTATGACGATACCGCGCTCGAACCGGCCGTTTCGGCCGAGACGCTGAGCTTTCATCATGGCAAGCACCACCAGGCCTATATCGACAAGACCAATGCGGCGATCGAAGGCACCGACCATGCCGACAAGTCGCTCGAGGAAGTGATTGCGGCTGCGCGCGGCTCGAACCAGGGCCTGTTCAACAACAGCGCGCAGAGCTGGAACCACGGCTTCTACTGGCACTCGATGGCCGGCGAGAGCACGGCCCCGTCGGACGAACTCAAGTCGATGATCGACGAAGCATTCGGCTCGGTGGACGAGCTGATCTCGCAGCTGCAGGATCGCGGCGCCGGCCACTTCGCAAGCGGCTGGGTCTGGCTCGCGGAAAAGGGCGGCAAGCTCTCGATCGAGGAAACGCATGACGGCGACACGCTCGCCGACAGCGACTTCAACCCGCTGCTGACGATCGACCTGTGGGAACACGCCTACTATCTCGATCACCAGAACAAGCGCCCGGCCTATCTCAAGGCCGTGACCGAAGAGAAGCTCAACTGGGCCTTCGCTTCGGAGAACCTCGCGCGCGGCTCGACCTGGAGCTACTCCGGCTAA
- a CDS encoding AI-2E family transporter, which translates to MTPSQDNPSQQSGSAQPPRTGSRRMAFAEQELRLISALVVLIGIGLFLALPFVLSIGSVVFLPLTTAIVLTILLSPLADKLSEWGLPNVLASLLALLTFLIILLFAFAVILQPAGTLLDELPQMVDRVGQRFAELQQEFAWLARMNERMMDVMGNPGANEVVLAGPSFFQRVAVATPTVLLEVLLTFLMAFFMIEARVRLRRHLLFDRASFGSSIKAARVMREVQDRVAAYILTVAWINAGVGVVVAIGAWLLGVDAPIMWGGLAALLNFIPYIGPLAMTALLTLFGIGTADTVVLGLIPAAAYLGLHTVEANVVTPSILGARFTMNPVMILIAFSYFSWVWGVFGALLSVPILLMLTAFFDHVGRPNLVGFIFGEPLFATNLMALGDGREGEQTG; encoded by the coding sequence ATGACACCGAGCCAGGACAATCCCAGCCAGCAAAGCGGGAGCGCGCAGCCGCCGCGCACCGGCAGCCGCCGCATGGCCTTCGCCGAGCAGGAGCTGCGCCTCATCTCGGCGCTGGTGGTGCTGATCGGTATCGGGCTGTTCCTTGCCCTGCCCTTCGTCCTGTCGATCGGCTCGGTGGTTTTCCTGCCGCTGACGACGGCCATCGTCCTGACGATCCTGCTTTCGCCCCTGGCCGACAAGCTGAGCGAATGGGGCCTGCCCAATGTCCTCGCCTCGCTGCTCGCCCTGTTGACCTTCCTCATCATCCTGCTTTTCGCCTTCGCGGTCATCCTGCAGCCTGCGGGCACGCTGCTCGACGAGTTGCCGCAAATGGTCGACCGGGTCGGCCAGCGCTTTGCCGAATTGCAGCAGGAGTTCGCCTGGCTTGCGCGGATGAACGAGCGGATGATGGACGTCATGGGCAATCCCGGCGCGAACGAAGTCGTCCTTGCCGGCCCGTCCTTTTTCCAGCGCGTGGCAGTCGCCACTCCGACCGTACTGCTCGAAGTGCTGCTGACCTTCCTCATGGCCTTCTTCATGATCGAGGCCCGCGTGCGCCTGCGCCGTCACCTGCTGTTCGACCGGGCTTCATTCGGCTCGAGCATCAAGGCCGCGCGCGTCATGCGCGAGGTGCAGGACCGGGTCGCGGCCTATATCCTGACCGTTGCGTGGATCAACGCAGGCGTCGGCGTGGTCGTCGCAATCGGCGCATGGCTGCTCGGCGTCGATGCACCGATCATGTGGGGCGGGCTTGCCGCGCTGCTCAACTTCATCCCCTACATCGGGCCGCTGGCGATGACCGCCCTGCTGACTTTGTTCGGCATCGGCACTGCCGACACCGTTGTGCTGGGCCTGATCCCGGCAGCGGCCTACCTCGGCCTGCATACGGTCGAGGCGAATGTGGTGACGCCGTCCATCCTCGGTGCGCGCTTTACGATGAACCCGGTGATGATCCTCATCGCCTTCAGCTATTTCTCGTGGGTCTGGGGCGTATTCGGCGCGCTGCTTTCAGTGCCGATCCTGCTCATGCTGACAGCCTTCTTCGACCATGTCGGAAGACCCAATCTCGTCGGGTTTATCTTCGGCGAACCGCTCTTCGCGACCAATCTCATGGCGCTCGGCGACGGGCGCGAGGGCGAGCAGACCGGGTAA
- the glmM gene encoding phosphoglucosamine mutase: MTRKFFGTDGIRGETNRGAMTAAMAMRVAQAAGTHFQRGDHRHRVVIGKDTRLSGYMMESALVAGFTSVGVDVVMTGPLPTPAIAMLTREMRADLGVMISASHNPYKDNGIKLFGPDGFKLSDEAELAIEALIEQEPTLVPYHEIGRARRIEDARGRYIHAVKQSVSDQTRFDGLKVVVDCANGAAYQVAPSAIWELGAEVITLGVSPDGTNINDKVGSTALDAVKAKVIEEGADIGIALDGDADRLIVIDEKGQTVDGDQIMGLIATRMAEKGELSGGGLVATVMSNLGLERYMESLGLTLERTKVGDRYVLERMKEGGFNVGGEQSGHMILLDHGTTGDGTVAALRVLASLVRSGKKASELLHVFDPVPQLLKNVEYEGSSPLEAESVKKAIADAEAELAGTGRLVIRASGTEPKIRVMAEGDDAAQVERVVDTICDAVRSAA, encoded by the coding sequence ATGACCCGCAAGTTTTTCGGCACCGACGGCATTCGCGGCGAGACCAACAGGGGCGCCATGACCGCGGCCATGGCCATGCGCGTCGCGCAGGCTGCCGGCACCCACTTCCAGCGCGGCGACCATCGCCACCGCGTCGTGATCGGCAAGGATACGCGCCTTTCCGGCTACATGATGGAGAGCGCGCTGGTCGCCGGCTTCACCAGCGTCGGCGTCGACGTGGTCATGACCGGCCCGCTGCCGACACCCGCCATCGCCATGCTGACCCGCGAGATGCGCGCCGACCTCGGCGTGATGATCTCGGCGAGCCACAATCCCTACAAGGACAACGGCATCAAGCTGTTCGGCCCGGACGGCTTCAAGCTGTCGGACGAGGCGGAACTGGCGATCGAGGCCCTGATCGAGCAGGAGCCGACGCTCGTCCCCTATCACGAGATCGGCCGAGCCCGCCGGATCGAGGATGCGCGAGGGCGCTACATCCACGCCGTGAAGCAGTCGGTCAGCGACCAGACGCGGTTCGACGGGCTCAAGGTCGTGGTCGATTGCGCCAACGGCGCGGCATACCAGGTCGCCCCCAGCGCAATCTGGGAACTGGGCGCGGAAGTCATCACCCTCGGCGTCTCGCCCGATGGCACGAACATCAACGACAAGGTCGGCTCGACCGCGCTCGACGCGGTCAAGGCCAAGGTGATCGAGGAGGGCGCCGACATCGGCATCGCGCTCGACGGCGATGCGGACCGGCTGATCGTCATCGACGAGAAGGGCCAGACGGTCGATGGCGACCAGATCATGGGCCTTATCGCCACCCGCATGGCGGAAAAGGGCGAACTTTCGGGCGGCGGCCTTGTCGCGACGGTCATGTCCAACCTCGGGCTGGAGCGCTACATGGAAAGCCTCGGCCTGACACTGGAACGGACCAAGGTCGGCGACCGCTACGTGCTGGAGCGCATGAAAGAAGGCGGTTTCAACGTCGGCGGCGAGCAGTCGGGTCACATGATCCTGCTCGACCACGGCACGACCGGCGACGGCACGGTTGCAGCCCTGCGCGTGCTCGCGAGCCTCGTGCGTTCCGGCAAGAAGGCGAGCGAACTGCTGCATGTCTTCGACCCGGTTCCGCAGCTGCTCAAGAACGTCGAATACGAAGGCAGCTCCCCGCTCGAAGCCGAGAGCGTGAAGAAGGCGATTGCCGATGCCGAAGCCGAACTCGCAGGCACCGGTCGCCTCGTCATCCGCGCCTCGGGCACCGAGCCGAAGATCCGCGTCATGGCCGAAGGCGACGATGCCGCGCAGGTCGAGCGCGTGGTCGACACGATCTGCGACGCTGTAAGGAGCGCCGCCTGA
- a CDS encoding dicarboxylate/amino acid:cation symporter: MTDKGAKDGPAAISAPVELVTIRLPVWWTFGALIAGLLAGLVLSDSPLLPDILTFTAPVGTLWLRALQMTIIPLVAALLVLGISQMAQAARAGAVARRMLALILGVLVVSGLISAIFMPLLLRAAPIPEAASAMLLAEGLEAQQVPEIGDFVVSLIAPNLVAAATETAMLPLTIFFALFAVAVARLPEGQRATLTGFFHALANAMLTIIGWVLWIAPVGVFALALGVAARAGGGAFTTLAHYILVVSAMGGLVLVGAYLLAIFGGRKNPVSFAKSMIPAQAVAVSTQSSLASLPAMLDSAKRLGLRDATADFVLPLAVAIFRATSPAMNMAVAIYVAHLAGVELTPTALAAGIGVAIIISIGSVSLPGSISFVVSIGPIALAMGVPVEPLALLVAVEMLPDIMRTLANVTMNVAVTSTVDRSAAD; the protein is encoded by the coding sequence TTGACCGACAAGGGGGCGAAAGACGGCCCGGCTGCGATCAGTGCACCGGTCGAACTGGTGACCATCCGCCTGCCTGTCTGGTGGACGTTCGGCGCGCTTATCGCAGGGCTTCTGGCGGGGCTGGTCCTGTCGGACAGCCCGCTGTTGCCCGATATCCTGACATTCACGGCACCGGTCGGCACGCTGTGGCTGCGTGCATTGCAGATGACGATCATCCCGCTGGTCGCCGCGCTGTTGGTGCTCGGCATATCGCAGATGGCGCAGGCCGCGCGTGCCGGTGCCGTGGCAAGGCGGATGCTGGCGCTGATCCTCGGCGTGCTCGTCGTGAGCGGCCTTATCAGCGCGATCTTCATGCCCCTGCTGCTGAGGGCCGCGCCGATCCCTGAAGCTGCCTCTGCAATGCTGCTCGCCGAGGGGCTGGAGGCTCAGCAAGTGCCCGAAATCGGCGATTTCGTCGTTTCGCTCATCGCGCCCAACCTCGTTGCAGCCGCTACCGAAACCGCGATGCTACCGCTCACGATCTTCTTCGCGCTGTTCGCAGTAGCGGTCGCGCGCCTGCCGGAAGGCCAGCGCGCCACGCTGACAGGCTTCTTCCATGCGCTCGCCAATGCGATGCTGACAATAATCGGCTGGGTCCTGTGGATCGCGCCTGTCGGTGTTTTCGCGCTCGCACTGGGCGTTGCGGCGCGCGCTGGAGGCGGAGCTTTCACCACGCTCGCGCACTACATCCTCGTCGTATCGGCAATGGGCGGGCTGGTGCTCGTGGGCGCCTACCTGCTGGCGATATTCGGCGGACGCAAGAACCCCGTGTCGTTCGCCAAGTCGATGATCCCGGCCCAGGCGGTCGCGGTTTCGACGCAGAGTTCGCTCGCAAGCCTTCCCGCCATGCTCGACAGCGCCAAGCGCTTGGGCCTGCGCGATGCGACGGCGGATTTCGTCCTGCCGCTCGCAGTGGCGATTTTCCGCGCGACCAGCCCGGCTATGAACATGGCGGTCGCGATCTATGTCGCGCATCTCGCAGGGGTCGAGCTCACCCCGACCGCGCTCGCGGCAGGGATCGGCGTCGCAATCATCATCAGCATCGGCTCGGTCAGCCTGCCCGGCTCGATCAGCTTCGTCGTCTCGATCGGGCCGATCGCGCTCGCGATGGGCGTTCCGGTCGAGCCGCTCGCCCTGCTGGTCGCGGTCGAAATGCTGCCCGACATCATGCGGACATTGGCCAATGTCACCATGAACGTCGCCGTCACATCGACGGTCGACAGATCGGCCGCCGACTAG
- a CDS encoding response regulator — protein sequence MPRNRKIGSVLIVEDDTVLALDAQDALTGAGAKQVDIVTTTEDALVHLRSAKPDAILLDVYLADRDDGWAIAELVHEVGPRPPKIVFSTGAPADIPPEIAKLGTLLEKPYSHEQLINAVCGSAPKGLLASLRR from the coding sequence ATGCCTCGCAACCGCAAAATCGGTTCGGTCCTTATCGTCGAAGACGACACCGTTCTCGCGCTCGATGCGCAGGACGCGCTGACCGGCGCGGGCGCGAAGCAGGTCGATATCGTCACCACGACCGAGGATGCGCTGGTCCACCTGCGTTCGGCCAAGCCCGATGCGATCTTGCTCGACGTTTACCTCGCCGATCGCGACGATGGCTGGGCGATTGCAGAGCTGGTCCACGAAGTCGGCCCGCGGCCGCCCAAGATCGTGTTCTCGACTGGCGCCCCGGCAGATATTCCGCCGGAGATCGCCAAGCTCGGCACCCTGCTCGAAAAGCCCTATTCGCACGAGCAGCTGATCAATGCCGTCTGCGGCAGCGCGCCCAAGGGCCTGCTTGCCTCGCTGAGGCGCTGA
- a CDS encoding N-acetyltransferase produces the protein MITPVSDKKGRAAFVDLGRQFAAQTPHSVPQIRSEMLELIDPAKNPFFGHARVQLFMAHRGGKPVGRISAHIDELALELPREQGMGPGTGMFGYFDAEDEAVGAALLAKAEGWLREQGMTRVLGPISLSIWEEPGLLVRGHDHSPMIMMGHHPASYQAWIEGQGYSLAKTLMTYDLDVSHDFPKLIQRIVSSGERNERISIRPVDLKRWDEEVQTVLHILNDAWSNNWGFVPFTEAEIAYAGKKLKPIIKPQINRIAELDGKPVAFMLTFPDVNDVLKRIDGKLFPFGWFHLLRWLRKPTRAGMRVPLMGVLKELHNSRLASQLAFMMISDIRNHAAREYGSERAEIGWILDDNQGMMAIADAIESKVNREYAIYEKAL, from the coding sequence GTGATTACCCCCGTAAGCGACAAGAAGGGGCGCGCCGCCTTCGTCGATCTCGGAAGGCAATTCGCCGCGCAAACGCCGCATAGCGTGCCGCAGATCCGCAGCGAAATGCTCGAGCTGATCGATCCGGCCAAGAACCCGTTCTTCGGGCATGCGAGGGTCCAGCTGTTCATGGCCCATCGCGGCGGCAAGCCGGTCGGGCGCATTTCGGCCCATATCGACGAACTCGCGCTCGAACTGCCGCGCGAGCAGGGCATGGGCCCGGGCACCGGCATGTTCGGCTATTTCGACGCGGAAGACGAAGCGGTGGGCGCCGCGCTGCTCGCGAAGGCCGAGGGCTGGCTGCGCGAACAGGGCATGACCCGCGTTCTCGGGCCCATTTCGCTTTCGATCTGGGAGGAGCCGGGCCTGCTGGTGCGCGGGCATGACCATTCGCCGATGATCATGATGGGGCACCATCCGGCGAGCTACCAGGCCTGGATCGAGGGACAGGGCTATTCGCTTGCCAAGACGCTGATGACCTACGACCTCGATGTCAGCCACGATTTTCCCAAGCTGATCCAGCGCATCGTTTCGTCGGGCGAGCGCAACGAGCGGATCAGCATTCGACCGGTCGACCTCAAGCGCTGGGACGAGGAGGTGCAGACCGTGCTGCACATCCTCAACGATGCGTGGTCGAACAACTGGGGCTTCGTGCCCTTCACCGAGGCGGAAATCGCCTACGCCGGCAAGAAGCTGAAGCCGATCATCAAGCCGCAGATCAACCGCATTGCCGAACTCGACGGCAAGCCCGTCGCCTTCATGCTGACCTTCCCGGACGTGAACGACGTGCTCAAGCGGATCGACGGCAAGCTCTTCCCCTTCGGCTGGTTCCACCTGCTGCGCTGGCTGCGCAAGCCGACCAGGGCGGGGATGCGCGTGCCTTTGATGGGCGTCCTCAAGGAACTGCACAATTCGCGCCTCGCCAGCCAGCTCGCTTTCATGATGATCAGCGACATCCGCAACCATGCCGCGCGCGAATATGGCAGCGAGCGGGCGGAGATCGGCTGGATCCTCGACGACAACCAGGGAATGATGGCAATCGCCGACGCGATCGAGAGCAAGGTCAATCGCGAATACGCGATCTACGAAAAAGCGCTCTGA
- a CDS encoding NepR family anti-sigma factor, which translates to MEPEKASGGTGKKQVEEGMKEGAAKPEWANGLRKFYDSVVDEPLPDSFKDLLSKLDDDK; encoded by the coding sequence ATGGAGCCTGAAAAAGCATCTGGCGGGACCGGCAAGAAGCAGGTCGAAGAGGGAATGAAGGAAGGCGCGGCCAAGCCCGAATGGGCCAACGGGCTGCGCAAATTCTACGATTCCGTCGTCGACGAGCCTCTGCCCGACAGCTTCAAGGATCTCCTGTCGAAGCTGGACGACGACAAGTAA